A genomic region of Micromonospora sp. NBRC 110009 contains the following coding sequences:
- a CDS encoding AAA family ATPase yields the protein MRREPLAELIADRLAADRVPDDTAELVLAALSGDADLDAALAGGRTTPEPQRPAADEPRERIWLASVTVAGFRGVGPERTLEIEPGPGLTLLVGRNGSGKSSFAEAAELALTGDSARWADHHGGWRTGWRNLHAGEPCRIAVELRVDGVPTPTRVVRSWPAGAELGEAEVTVTSARGIRKDVAELGLARPLELYRPFLTAAELGRLTAGTQSQLFDAIAAILGLAAITDADRRLTAAAQPLDAADKEVRGQRATLADTLAGIDDDRARRAAGLLGAPGEVDLAALTAILDEPAESAADETMVLCRWLASMQLPDADEVARLAGQLREAAAEARRHDGGRSRASLRTAELLRLAIEQHDERGDGPCPVCAAGRLDHDWRSGAAASLAELRDRTLAAQAAAARLTALLQRAHYLIDDLDVPHGDAAGLPVDELHAATAALRRAPGGPEELADHLAARYPAVLAAAQAARAYVTDSLRRLDTSWRAAAGEVRAWVAAAEGQPARERALARLRAARSWLTATGAELRDQRLAPFAEHAQRIWARLRQESNVELGAMTLTGANTGRRVVVPVSVDGADNGTGLGVMSQGELHALALATFLPRGCAAESPFRFIVLDDPVQSMDPAKVEGLARVLAELAEQRQVVVFTHDTRLPDALGRLGLGRSRIVEVARAERSVVTLRPGSDPVTRYLDDAYALARTEEIAAEVRGPVVAELCRSAIEAACHRIVWRRRAARGVPHDEIEAAVVAASRQLTNTVALALFDDADRGGEVLGYLSRRHGPRAVAAYRFCGRSVHGSYLVDLPELVADARHLAEVLRPPGAATAPAGGEEARS from the coding sequence ATGCGCAGGGAACCCCTCGCCGAGCTGATCGCCGACCGGCTCGCCGCCGATCGCGTACCCGATGACACCGCCGAGTTGGTCCTCGCCGCGCTGAGCGGCGACGCCGACCTGGACGCGGCGCTCGCCGGTGGGCGGACCACGCCGGAGCCGCAGCGCCCGGCGGCGGACGAGCCGCGGGAGCGGATCTGGCTGGCGTCGGTCACCGTCGCCGGGTTCCGCGGCGTCGGCCCGGAGCGCACCCTCGAGATCGAGCCCGGTCCGGGCCTGACCCTGCTGGTCGGCCGCAACGGCTCCGGCAAGTCCAGCTTCGCGGAGGCGGCGGAGCTGGCGCTGACCGGCGACAGCGCCCGCTGGGCCGACCACCACGGCGGGTGGCGGACCGGGTGGCGCAACCTGCACGCCGGGGAGCCGTGCCGGATCGCCGTCGAGCTGCGGGTCGACGGGGTGCCCACGCCCACCCGGGTGGTCCGCTCCTGGCCGGCGGGCGCGGAGCTGGGCGAGGCCGAGGTGACCGTCACCAGCGCACGGGGCATCCGGAAGGACGTCGCCGAGCTGGGGCTGGCCCGGCCGCTGGAGCTGTACCGGCCGTTCCTCACCGCGGCCGAGCTGGGCCGGCTCACCGCCGGCACGCAGAGCCAGCTCTTTGACGCGATCGCCGCGATCCTCGGCCTGGCGGCGATCACCGACGCCGACCGCCGGCTCACGGCCGCCGCGCAGCCTCTCGACGCGGCCGACAAAGAGGTACGCGGGCAGCGCGCCACCCTGGCCGACACTCTTGCCGGGATCGACGACGACCGGGCCCGGCGGGCCGCCGGACTGCTGGGAGCCCCGGGCGAGGTCGACCTGGCGGCGCTGACGGCGATCCTCGACGAGCCGGCGGAGTCGGCGGCCGACGAGACCATGGTGCTCTGCCGGTGGCTGGCCTCGATGCAGCTGCCCGACGCCGACGAGGTGGCCCGCCTCGCCGGGCAGCTGCGGGAGGCCGCCGCCGAGGCGCGCCGGCACGACGGCGGCCGGTCCCGGGCGTCGCTGCGCACCGCCGAACTGCTCCGATTGGCCATCGAGCAGCACGACGAGCGGGGTGACGGGCCCTGCCCGGTCTGCGCGGCGGGCCGCCTCGACCACGACTGGCGGAGCGGCGCCGCGGCGTCCCTGGCGGAGCTGCGCGACCGTACGCTCGCCGCCCAGGCCGCCGCCGCCCGGCTGACCGCACTGCTGCAGCGGGCGCACTACCTGATCGACGACCTGGACGTGCCCCACGGCGACGCCGCCGGGCTGCCGGTCGACGAGTTGCACGCGGCCACGGCGGCGCTTCGGCGGGCCCCGGGTGGGCCGGAGGAGCTGGCCGACCACCTGGCCGCGCGGTACCCGGCGGTGCTCGCGGCGGCCCAGGCCGCGCGGGCGTACGTGACCGATTCGCTGCGCCGGCTCGACACCAGTTGGCGGGCGGCGGCCGGAGAAGTGCGGGCCTGGGTGGCGGCGGCCGAAGGGCAGCCGGCGCGGGAACGGGCCCTCGCCCGGTTGCGGGCCGCCCGGTCCTGGCTGACGGCGACCGGCGCGGAGCTACGCGACCAGCGGCTGGCGCCGTTCGCGGAGCATGCGCAGCGGATCTGGGCGCGGCTGCGGCAGGAGAGCAACGTCGAGCTGGGCGCGATGACCCTGACCGGTGCGAACACCGGGCGGCGGGTGGTGGTCCCGGTCAGCGTGGACGGCGCGGACAACGGCACCGGGCTGGGAGTGATGAGCCAGGGCGAGCTGCACGCCCTGGCTCTCGCGACGTTCCTGCCGCGCGGCTGCGCGGCGGAGAGTCCGTTCCGGTTCATCGTCCTCGACGACCCGGTGCAGAGCATGGATCCGGCCAAGGTGGAGGGGCTGGCGCGGGTGCTCGCCGAACTGGCCGAGCAGCGCCAGGTGGTGGTCTTCACCCACGACACCCGGCTGCCCGACGCGCTGGGCCGGCTCGGCCTCGGTCGGTCCCGCATCGTCGAGGTGGCGCGCGCCGAACGGTCGGTGGTCACCCTGCGGCCCGGCTCCGACCCGGTGACCCGCTACCTCGACGACGCCTACGCGCTGGCCCGCACCGAGGAGATCGCCGCCGAGGTACGCGGGCCGGTGGTGGCGGAGCTGTGCCGCTCGGCGATCGAGGCGGCCTGCCACCGGATCGTGTGGCGGCGGCGGGCGGCGCGGGGGGTGCCGCACGACGAGATCGAGGCGGCCGTCGTCGCGGCGTCCCGGCAGCTGACCAACACGGTCGCGTTGGCACTGTTCGACGACGCCGACCGGGGCGGTGAGGTGCTCGGGTACCTGAGCCGCCGGCACGGGCCGCGGGCCGTGGCCGCGTACCGGTTCTGCGGCCGGAGCGTGCACGGGTCGTACCTGGTGGACCTGCCGGAACTGGTCGCGGACGCCCGCCACCTCGCGGAGGTCCTGCGGCCGCCGGGCGCCGCGACCGCGCCCGCAGGCGGCGAGGAGGCCCGGTCGTGA
- a CDS encoding VOC family protein: MTPSASPIPDSYRRVTPCLVVRGAADALTFYADVFGATDRMRFPGPGGTVAHAEIQIGDAVVIVEDEDPRRGTTAPPVGGLPGTPVFQFIYVEDVDRTVAQAAQRGATVQRAPENQFYGDRDAFIVDPFGHGWTVATHVEDVSADELSRRMAALFA; the protein is encoded by the coding sequence ATGACGCCGTCAGCCAGCCCGATTCCTGACTCCTACCGCCGCGTCACGCCCTGCCTGGTCGTACGCGGCGCCGCGGATGCACTCACCTTCTATGCCGACGTGTTCGGCGCTACCGATCGGATGCGCTTCCCCGGCCCGGGCGGCACCGTCGCCCACGCTGAGATCCAGATCGGGGACGCGGTGGTCATCGTCGAAGACGAGGACCCACGGCGCGGAACCACGGCCCCGCCGGTCGGCGGGCTGCCCGGCACCCCGGTCTTCCAGTTCATCTACGTCGAGGACGTCGACCGGACGGTGGCGCAGGCGGCGCAGCGCGGCGCGACCGTGCAGCGCGCCCCGGAGAACCAGTTCTACGGTGACCGGGACGCCTTCATCGTCGACCCCTTCGGGCACGGCTGGACCGTCGCCACGCACGTGGAGGACGTGAGCGCCGACGAGCTGTCCCGGCGGATGGCCGCCCTGTTCGCATAG
- a CDS encoding YciI family protein, producing MKYVLMFVETEQFAADLAAMDESERERAYAGVRQWFADHQDKISHHSHLMPSDTATTLRLDRSEPLVSDGPFVEGKEVVSGYAEIEVADLDEALSVARSWPACPVVEIRPIAA from the coding sequence ATGAAGTACGTGCTGATGTTCGTCGAGACCGAGCAGTTCGCGGCCGATCTCGCCGCCATGGACGAATCCGAGCGGGAACGCGCCTACGCCGGGGTGCGGCAGTGGTTCGCCGACCACCAGGACAAGATCAGTCACCACTCGCACCTCATGCCGTCGGACACGGCGACCACCCTGCGGCTGGATCGGAGCGAGCCGTTGGTCTCCGACGGGCCGTTCGTGGAGGGCAAGGAGGTGGTCAGCGGCTACGCCGAGATCGAGGTGGCTGATCTCGACGAGGCGCTGAGCGTCGCAAGATCGTGGCCAGCCTGCCCGGTGGTGGAGATCCGACCCATCGCGGC